The Chryseobacterium aureum genome contains a region encoding:
- a CDS encoding flavin monoamine oxidase family protein, with the protein MERTDFTKTTLADTPLLSASKPVIETDELYDTVIIGAGLSGLNAAKILSQAGKKILVLEAQDRVGGRTWTQPVGANDFVDLGGQWIGKGHDQMYKLAAEAGLKTFPTYTHGKNVLRLEGKSSSYKGETPPLGLFALLSALKLMYVFDRKASKISLENPWMMENASEMDNRSVGSWIDETISNKKARIMIKRTAEAMLCRNLENVSLFQALVNAKATGSLKQAEKVEDGALSDRISGGAQGVSHFLYSLVKDSVKLNCPVSFVTQLENYMLIGNEDFSVKAKKVIVTAPLPVVKNITFSPELPIEKQTLINSMEMGTVVKCNAVYDTPFWREAGLSGSMVCLDEIVELSVDNSVPGSDRGIITSLIHADRAKELLQLSEQERKEILLKAYANIFGEKALHPILYIDYSFTNNPWIGGAYSGLLKNGIYSKYGKHLAKPSGNIHWAGTETSTLFKGFMEGAVLSGERAAKEILSQN; encoded by the coding sequence ATGGAAAGAACAGATTTCACTAAAACTACTTTAGCGGACACGCCGCTTTTATCTGCCTCAAAACCGGTAATTGAAACAGACGAACTATATGATACAGTGATTATAGGTGCGGGACTAAGCGGACTTAATGCGGCTAAAATACTATCACAGGCAGGGAAAAAAATTCTTGTTTTAGAAGCTCAGGACAGAGTGGGAGGCCGTACATGGACTCAGCCTGTTGGAGCGAATGATTTTGTTGACTTAGGCGGACAGTGGATTGGCAAAGGCCACGATCAAATGTATAAACTTGCAGCAGAAGCAGGATTAAAGACCTTTCCCACTTATACGCACGGAAAAAATGTATTGCGATTGGAAGGGAAAAGCAGTTCATATAAAGGAGAAACACCACCACTGGGTTTGTTTGCCTTATTATCAGCACTAAAGCTTATGTATGTTTTCGACCGTAAGGCATCGAAGATTTCCTTAGAAAATCCCTGGATGATGGAGAATGCCTCTGAAATGGATAACCGCAGTGTAGGCAGTTGGATTGATGAAACGATTTCAAATAAAAAGGCAAGAATTATGATAAAAAGAACTGCTGAAGCGATGCTGTGCCGAAATCTAGAAAATGTTTCATTATTCCAGGCACTGGTAAATGCAAAGGCTACAGGCTCTTTAAAACAGGCAGAAAAAGTAGAAGACGGAGCCTTAAGTGACCGGATTTCCGGAGGCGCACAGGGAGTCAGTCATTTTCTCTACAGCCTGGTAAAGGATTCGGTAAAACTGAACTGCCCTGTTTCATTTGTAACACAGTTGGAAAACTACATGCTTATCGGAAATGAGGACTTTTCAGTAAAAGCTAAAAAAGTAATTGTAACAGCGCCGTTACCCGTTGTAAAAAACATAACATTCTCTCCGGAATTACCCATTGAAAAGCAAACCTTAATCAATTCCATGGAAATGGGTACTGTCGTTAAATGTAATGCTGTTTATGACACTCCATTTTGGAGGGAGGCAGGCTTGAGTGGTTCCATGGTTTGTCTTGATGAAATTGTAGAGCTCTCCGTTGACAATTCAGTACCGGGTTCTGATCGTGGAATTATCACTTCATTAATTCATGCAGACAGAGCAAAAGAGCTGCTTCAATTATCCGAACAGGAAAGAAAAGAAATTTTATTGAAGGCTTATGCAAATATATTTGGAGAAAAAGCACTGCATCCTATACTATATATAGATTATTCATTCACCAACAATCCCTGGATTGGCGGGGCTTACTCCGGACTTTTAAAAAATGGCATTTATTCAAAATATGGAAAACATTTAGCGAAACCTTCCGGTAATATTCATTGGGCTGGCACAGAAACATCTACCCTGTTTAAGGGATTCATGGAAGGCGCTGTTTTATCCGGTGAAAGGGCTGCCAAAGAAATTTTAAGCCAAAACTAA
- a CDS encoding sulfatase-like hydrolase/transferase, with protein sequence MLEFSHIIYEVVIWLFLIYGTAVTLIYGWIGIYALGAVLRYKKENTFTDYSIIAANPNAPVFSVIAPAYNEGMTIVENVRSLLSLYYHNLEIIIVNDGSKDDSIQKLIEAYELESIAYFIQGKIKTNPVKGVYKSKNPAFKKLLVVDKENGGKADALNVGVNISSGEYLVCIDVDCILEQDAILKLAKPILEQTDKKFIACGGVIRLANNCIIENGKVVSVNMPKTLLGRTQALEYIRAFVLGRMAWSRASGLILISGAFGVFDRKIVLACGGYDKNTVGEDMELVVRMRKYMEERNEPYEVLTIPDPLCWTEVPETKDILRKQRNRWMRGTMETLWKHRKLMFNPKYGKLGMISLPYWFFFEFLGPLIEFSGYIIFIIFLLLGIINWPFFTVLFALVISMGFLYSIYAILVDLVSRQVYTKRKDFLALIATAFSEPFYFHLIVVKAGVNGFIDYFKKSHGWGEMTRQGFNQSTQHLPLKERISAILQSGLKKWGMLAPVFLVLFLIGVTTEWLWYRYTFSKFETPGIVGHLFADNILFALKFTFCTGLIFLMINFIREGWAKFLAIAALVTVVITQYILFLYFSETHSMLGADLLYYSKEEMKQILQASGMLSFKNFALLGILITVSFIPVWIAGKSALKSIYPAIILLVLGFVAFLIPSNMLGSDILSSGSEFNQNAAKSKWAYFFTSNEDNFISDHPELHKLLTDDEDFITSSEMLDKNFPFWRKENTPDFLGSYFNSSGKAPNLVFLIMEGFGHAYTSPKGYIGNFTPYLDSLSHKSLYWENSLSSAGRTFGALPSLTGSLPFGKNGFLEIEKTPENFNLYNILKANGFETGFYYGGHVSFDRYREFLEYSGVDHIVDESSYSSPYRKLPANHGESWGYEDQAVFGKMLQQQKVQNQPYFNMILTLSTHNPFLINNRDYYEKLYNQRVNSSVLTPEQKKWAAVHKNQLISVLNADDAIKGFLESYRKRPDFKNTIFVITGDHSMPEITLQSKIDRFHVPLLIYSPLLKQSERFYKVVSHFDIAPSILAYYRNNYKIQTPSTVTWVGRGFSGDSEISRTGIPMMQSKNQLIDFVSEKYYIHDGQLLTLTDLEEEPSTDAAALSKINGRFNQYKSMNSQFYSTKKLMPDSVMINFKKKTKPRF encoded by the coding sequence ATGTTAGAATTCTCACACATCATCTATGAAGTTGTTATTTGGCTGTTTCTGATTTATGGAACAGCAGTAACCCTTATCTATGGCTGGATAGGAATCTATGCACTTGGAGCTGTACTGCGTTATAAAAAAGAAAATACATTTACAGACTACAGCATTATTGCAGCCAATCCCAACGCTCCCGTATTCAGTGTGATTGCGCCGGCTTACAATGAAGGGATGACCATTGTAGAAAATGTACGCTCTCTGCTGTCCCTTTATTATCATAACCTGGAAATTATTATTGTGAATGATGGAAGCAAAGATGATTCTATACAAAAACTGATCGAAGCTTACGAGCTTGAATCTATCGCTTATTTTATTCAGGGAAAGATAAAAACCAATCCCGTAAAAGGGGTTTATAAGAGCAAGAATCCAGCCTTTAAAAAGCTGCTGGTTGTTGATAAAGAAAACGGAGGGAAAGCAGATGCTTTGAATGTGGGGGTTAATATTTCTTCAGGCGAATATCTGGTTTGTATAGATGTGGACTGCATTTTGGAACAGGATGCTATTTTAAAGCTTGCCAAACCTATTTTGGAGCAGACTGATAAAAAATTCATCGCTTGTGGCGGGGTAATTCGCCTGGCCAATAACTGCATCATAGAAAATGGTAAAGTCGTAAGCGTCAATATGCCGAAAACTCTTTTAGGCAGAACCCAGGCACTGGAGTATATAAGAGCTTTTGTGCTTGGCCGTATGGCATGGTCCCGCGCTTCAGGATTAATTTTAATCTCCGGTGCTTTCGGGGTATTTGACAGGAAAATCGTTCTGGCATGTGGGGGATATGATAAAAATACCGTGGGAGAAGACATGGAGCTTGTGGTAAGGATGAGGAAGTACATGGAAGAAAGAAATGAACCTTATGAAGTGCTTACCATCCCTGATCCTTTATGCTGGACAGAAGTTCCCGAAACCAAAGACATCCTCAGAAAACAAAGAAACAGATGGATGCGCGGAACAATGGAGACCCTCTGGAAACACAGAAAACTAATGTTCAACCCCAAATATGGAAAATTAGGGATGATCAGTCTTCCTTACTGGTTCTTTTTCGAATTCCTGGGTCCCCTGATCGAGTTTTCAGGATATATTATCTTTATCATCTTTTTATTGCTGGGCATTATCAACTGGCCGTTCTTTACAGTCTTGTTTGCACTTGTGATCTCCATGGGATTCCTGTATTCCATCTACGCCATTCTGGTAGATCTTGTCAGCCGGCAGGTTTATACCAAAAGAAAAGACTTCCTGGCGCTTATTGCAACCGCTTTTTCAGAACCGTTCTATTTTCATCTCATTGTTGTAAAGGCAGGAGTGAACGGATTTATAGACTATTTCAAAAAATCTCATGGCTGGGGCGAGATGACAAGGCAGGGCTTCAACCAAAGCACACAGCATCTCCCTTTAAAAGAAAGGATATCCGCTATCCTTCAGTCAGGATTAAAAAAATGGGGGATGCTGGCACCGGTTTTCCTTGTATTATTCTTAATAGGAGTTACTACAGAATGGCTTTGGTACCGGTATACATTCTCAAAATTTGAAACACCGGGCATTGTTGGCCATCTTTTCGCTGATAATATTCTGTTTGCCCTTAAATTCACATTCTGTACCGGACTTATTTTCCTGATGATCAATTTTATCAGGGAAGGCTGGGCAAAATTTCTGGCGATAGCAGCCTTAGTTACTGTAGTCATTACCCAGTACATTTTATTCCTGTATTTTTCTGAAACACACAGCATGCTGGGTGCTGATCTTTTGTATTACAGCAAAGAAGAGATGAAACAGATTTTACAGGCAAGCGGAATGCTTAGTTTTAAGAATTTTGCCTTACTGGGAATTTTAATCACAGTATCTTTCATTCCTGTATGGATTGCCGGCAAGTCTGCCCTAAAGTCGATATATCCGGCCATTATTTTATTAGTTTTAGGATTTGTGGCATTTTTGATTCCTTCCAATATGCTGGGATCAGACATATTAAGCTCCGGGAGTGAATTTAATCAAAACGCAGCAAAGAGCAAATGGGCCTATTTCTTTACATCCAATGAAGACAATTTCATCAGTGACCATCCTGAATTGCATAAATTATTGACTGATGATGAAGATTTTATTACCAGTTCAGAGATGCTGGATAAAAACTTTCCTTTTTGGAGAAAAGAAAACACCCCGGACTTTTTGGGTTCATATTTCAACAGCTCCGGGAAAGCTCCCAATCTTGTTTTCCTTATTATGGAAGGATTCGGACATGCCTACACTTCCCCGAAAGGATACATCGGCAACTTCACGCCTTATCTTGATTCCTTATCTCATAAAAGTCTCTATTGGGAAAACAGCTTAAGCTCGGCAGGAAGGACATTTGGAGCATTGCCATCACTTACAGGATCACTTCCTTTTGGAAAAAACGGCTTCCTTGAAATAGAAAAAACACCGGAAAATTTCAACCTTTACAATATCCTGAAGGCAAACGGATTTGAAACTGGTTTCTATTATGGAGGCCACGTATCTTTTGACCGCTATCGTGAATTTCTGGAATACAGTGGAGTAGACCATATTGTGGATGAAAGTTCATACAGCAGTCCTTACCGTAAACTTCCCGCCAATCATGGAGAAAGCTGGGGATATGAGGATCAGGCTGTTTTTGGGAAAATGCTGCAACAGCAAAAGGTACAGAATCAGCCTTATTTCAATATGATTCTTACCCTTTCAACCCATAATCCGTTTTTAATCAACAATAGAGATTATTACGAGAAATTATACAATCAAAGGGTGAATTCATCTGTATTAACTCCGGAACAGAAAAAATGGGCAGCTGTTCATAAAAATCAACTGATCTCGGTTCTTAATGCTGATGATGCTATTAAAGGTTTCTTAGAAAGCTATCGCAAGCGCCCGGATTTTAAGAATACGATTTTTGTGATAACAGGAGATCACAGTATGCCTGAAATTACTTTACAATCAAAAATTGACAGATTTCATGTGCCCTTACTCATCTATTCTCCTTTATTAAAACAGTCAGAACGTTTTTACAAAGTAGTGAGTCATTTTGATATAGCACCTTCTATTTTAGCCTATTACAGGAATAATTATAAGATCCAGACTCCTTCCACTGTAACATGGGTAGGCAGGGGCTTTTCCGGGGATTCTGAAATCAGCAGGACCGGAATTCCAATGATGCAGAGTAAAAACCAGCTTATTGATTTCGTTTCTGAAAAATATTATATCCATGACGGACAACTTTTAACCCTTACCGATTTAGAAGAGGAACCTTCCACGGATGCAGCAGCCCTGAGCAAAATCAACGGCCGATTTAACCAATATAAAAGCATGAATTCTCAGTTTTACTCCACCAAAAAACTGATGCCGGATTCTGTAATGATAAACTTTAAGAAAAAAACGAAACCAAGGTTTTAA
- a CDS encoding XRE family transcriptional regulator codes for MSIFSNNIRFLRAGRKLSQQNVADELMISRVRYSKYENGISEPPIELLVKISKYFHISIDLMLSVDLEKYPVDEMLKLPDNRIVLPVAVDTQGNDTIEIIPQKASMGYLEGYSDIDYIESLQRIALPFLTNGKYRAFPADGDSMPPFRNGSYIVGKYVEGINELKQGKTYVFVTLNDGITYKRFKEKKENAICVSADNSFYEPYDIPFEEVVEIWQYASGIFPEDFEPGDYENYNFKEMFRELRQDIRDLDKKVSGRRRKQS; via the coding sequence ATGTCAATTTTTTCAAATAATATACGCTTTTTAAGAGCCGGAAGAAAGCTCTCCCAACAGAATGTGGCTGACGAACTGATGATTTCCAGGGTACGTTATTCTAAATACGAAAACGGAATCTCTGAACCGCCCATCGAGCTGCTTGTAAAAATCTCCAAGTATTTTCATATAAGCATAGACCTTATGCTGTCTGTAGATCTTGAAAAATATCCTGTGGATGAAATGCTGAAACTTCCGGACAACAGAATTGTTCTTCCGGTTGCCGTAGATACTCAGGGGAATGATACCATAGAAATTATTCCTCAGAAGGCTTCAATGGGTTATCTGGAAGGATATAGTGATATTGATTATATCGAAAGTCTTCAGCGCATCGCCCTTCCTTTCCTTACCAATGGAAAATACAGGGCATTTCCTGCAGATGGAGACTCTATGCCGCCATTCAGAAACGGTTCTTATATTGTAGGAAAATATGTAGAGGGAATTAATGAGCTTAAACAGGGAAAGACCTATGTGTTTGTAACCCTGAATGACGGAATTACCTATAAACGCTTTAAAGAAAAGAAAGAAAATGCCATTTGTGTAAGTGCAGACAACTCTTTTTATGAACCTTATGACATTCCTTTTGAGGAAGTGGTAGAAATCTGGCAGTATGCTTCAGGAATCTTCCCGGAAGATTTTGAACCTGGAGATTACGAAAACTACAATTTTAAAGAAATGTTCCGTGAGCTGAGACAGGATATCAGGGATCTTGACAAAAAGGTTTCAGGACGCCGCCGTAAACAGTCTTAG
- the xth gene encoding exodeoxyribonuclease III, protein MKIATYNVNGVNGRLPVLLKWLKEASPDIVCLQELKAPQERFPVQEINKAGYQAIWNGQKSWNGVAILAKDREITEVQRSLPGDPEDIQSRYIEAIIDQMVICCLYLPNGNPYPGPKFDYKLSWIKRFKRRTHQLIKMELPAILIGDFNIIPEPVDVYNPERWEKDALYRTEVRKAFKDFQKKGWLDSLRNLYPDEKIYTFWDYLYKAYDRNAGMRLDHILLSPYLQPRLKGGGVDSHVRGWEKSSDHAPVWIELSDHL, encoded by the coding sequence ATGAAAATCGCAACTTATAATGTCAACGGAGTTAACGGACGGCTGCCTGTTCTACTGAAATGGCTGAAAGAAGCTTCACCCGATATCGTATGCCTTCAGGAATTAAAAGCACCCCAGGAGCGTTTCCCTGTACAGGAAATCAACAAAGCGGGATACCAGGCAATCTGGAACGGGCAAAAAAGCTGGAACGGAGTAGCTATACTCGCAAAAGACAGAGAAATAACAGAAGTGCAAAGGTCCTTGCCGGGTGATCCGGAAGATATTCAAAGCAGGTATATAGAAGCTATTATAGACCAAATGGTCATCTGCTGCCTGTATCTCCCTAACGGGAATCCTTATCCGGGTCCTAAATTTGATTATAAATTATCCTGGATCAAACGTTTTAAAAGACGAACCCATCAGCTTATCAAAATGGAGCTACCTGCCATACTTATAGGAGATTTCAATATTATTCCGGAACCTGTAGATGTTTACAATCCTGAACGCTGGGAAAAGGATGCGCTTTACAGAACAGAAGTGAGAAAAGCATTTAAGGACTTTCAGAAAAAAGGCTGGCTGGATTCTTTACGGAATCTGTATCCTGATGAAAAAATATATACTTTCTGGGATTATTTGTATAAGGCTTATGATAGAAATGCAGGAATGAGGCTGGATCATATTTTATTAAGTCCGTACCTTCAGCCGCGCCTGAAGGGCGGTGGAGTAGACAGTCATGTCCGGGGATGGGAAAAAAGCAGTGATCATGCCCCTGTATGGATAGAGCTTTCTGATCATCTTTAA
- a CDS encoding bacteriocin-like protein: MKNLKKLDRNELKAISGNGLLDPIGGLIGGLGGVVGGVVGGVGTVVGGVVSGVGSTVGGVVGGVSTVVTNALCQTQCVVNGVIHIKLLECGSTC; the protein is encoded by the coding sequence ATGAAAAACTTAAAAAAATTAGACAGAAACGAATTAAAAGCTATTTCAGGTAACGGATTACTAGATCCAATCGGCGGACTTATAGGTGGACTAGGAGGAGTTGTTGGTGGAGTAGTAGGCGGTGTAGGAACTGTCGTTGGCGGTGTCGTTAGCGGTGTAGGTTCTACAGTAGGTGGTGTAGTAGGCGGTGTAAGCACTGTTGTTACTAACGCTTTATGCCAGACACAATGTGTTGTGAATGGTGTAATCCACATTAAATTACTTGAATGCGGTAGTACTTGCTAA
- a CDS encoding YaiO family outer membrane beta-barrel protein, with translation MKRYPTFLLALLFPVTMYSQQNLSADELFLKARTTAFEQKDYPASIALAKEALEKAPDYTDISVFLGRLYTWNKDLASARSVFEELGKKDVQDEDYFLAYASLEYWNDQNTKAIEIIDKGLSYHSKSEALLLLKAKVYFGMDNYGEAEKAVTALLSVNPKNTEARALAVRINELTSKNAVGIIYNYSHFDRQFDNDWHIVGVSYKRITPIGSFILRGNYANKFAQGGTQIELEAYPRLSKMFYLYVGGGYSDDVGLFPKYRTGVSLNANLPHSFEAELGYRQLYFSNSIWMYTAAVGKYYKNFWFNLRTYITPDSKNISHSYTGTVRYYTKGPQDYFAFQIGTGISPEEYRNNLLENETFKLKTFKIGAEYNFSFHSNLFSVGTMYYNQEYRPGEKGNQFDVTLGYTRKF, from the coding sequence ATGAAGCGATATCCTACTTTTTTATTAGCATTATTATTTCCAGTCACGATGTATAGCCAGCAAAATTTATCTGCTGATGAATTGTTTCTAAAGGCACGTACCACAGCTTTTGAACAGAAAGATTACCCTGCATCTATTGCGTTGGCTAAAGAAGCCCTGGAAAAAGCTCCTGATTATACAGATATTTCAGTTTTTCTGGGAAGACTGTATACCTGGAATAAAGATCTTGCTTCAGCAAGATCCGTATTTGAAGAGCTTGGAAAAAAAGATGTTCAGGATGAAGATTATTTCCTGGCATATGCTTCACTGGAGTATTGGAATGATCAGAATACAAAAGCTATTGAAATCATCGATAAAGGGCTCTCCTATCATTCTAAATCTGAAGCGTTGCTGCTGTTGAAAGCTAAGGTTTACTTTGGTATGGATAATTACGGGGAAGCAGAAAAAGCTGTAACCGCTCTTTTGTCTGTTAATCCTAAAAATACCGAGGCAAGAGCACTTGCAGTGAGAATAAATGAACTTACCTCTAAAAATGCAGTAGGAATTATTTATAATTATTCTCATTTTGACAGGCAGTTTGATAATGACTGGCATATTGTAGGGGTAAGCTACAAGAGAATAACTCCTATTGGTTCCTTTATTCTTCGCGGAAATTACGCCAACAAGTTTGCACAGGGTGGTACTCAGATTGAACTGGAAGCTTATCCAAGGCTTTCTAAAATGTTCTATCTGTATGTTGGCGGAGGATATTCTGATGATGTAGGATTATTTCCCAAATACCGCACGGGAGTTTCTTTAAATGCAAATCTTCCTCACAGTTTTGAGGCTGAACTGGGATACCGGCAGCTCTATTTTAGCAATAGTATCTGGATGTATACCGCCGCAGTTGGAAAGTATTATAAAAATTTCTGGTTTAATCTGCGTACTTATATTACTCCTGACAGTAAAAATATATCGCATTCTTATACCGGAACTGTAAGATATTATACAAAAGGACCACAGGATTATTTTGCTTTTCAGATCGGAACCGGTATCAGCCCGGAGGAATACCGAAATAACCTGCTGGAAAATGAAACCTTCAAACTTAAGACCTTTAAAATTGGAGCAGAATATAATTTTTCTTTCCACTCCAATCTGTTTTCGGTGGGAACCATGTACTATAATCAGGAATACCGCCCGGGAGAAAAAGGAAATCAGTTTGATGTTACTTTAGGCTACACCAGAAAGTTTTAA
- a CDS encoding TonB-dependent receptor: MKKTVYFLMGSTLLYFSSFLKAQKPDPEKKVVKNIEPVEILGKTIESSVNIPRKKLDFIQSSTLGETLSKIPGIQNSGYGPNSGAPVIRSLSGNRVKILENGTAANDLSGISPDFNTDIEMNSVQNITVYKNSASVLYGGKAIGGAIDIETDYIPRQFPEKKISVKGLFEGGNNSGQKQAFSARGSIGENWVWAAGGSNHRQDVVRIPGKSKDSRCYDPNLVGFNSILQSLCQVDVNSRRVLNKSLFPYISQFAKDHMIDYELSEDDLYTFSPTYYNPADGKNYPNPKNDLYIPGQDPAKDRYKSEVNGIRDYIETKDGMIPNSHSESNSFYMGTSYIGKSFYAGGAYQNSYSYFGIPGYAIAKMPEHTHGKPQQKIEYLPINIRSLSHKAMFESGYRFRNFPISGIKLNYMGIFSKNAELLDRYRANQFAVNQHNGRLEIIQQKLKFLTGTTGFDVQYRDMEGTGGQRYLPNTVSREIGIFTMQHLDFNFIQLDLGYRNDHVQRRAEADSKYTRSRGLSGGKLTDRDFILHQLHSAAQWNIFKKAYLKVQYSHSERAPEVNELYSGNNHFAILTEENGDDRLDKEMANTVEIGGGFNLKNLRIAANLYHTFYKNYIYLAHTGLSREVFLVKEWRSDDTEINGMEAEATYKADFGKMGKWEIGGYYDLVRNISVADSSIRKWSDGDYMPNMPTSRFGCNLEGNIMNFTLNVSLDHYLKQKYLGKNINPELPMPAFSLLNIRLAYKDSSLGFGDLEYYLTGNNLLNSEARLQNSQLKFLSPLPGINISAGVKITI; encoded by the coding sequence ATGAAAAAGACCGTTTATTTTTTGATGGGAAGTACACTGTTGTATTTTTCATCTTTTCTGAAGGCGCAGAAACCGGACCCTGAAAAAAAAGTTGTAAAGAACATAGAGCCGGTTGAGATATTGGGTAAAACCATTGAAAGCTCAGTAAATATTCCAAGGAAAAAGCTTGATTTCATCCAATCCAGCACCTTAGGAGAGACGTTAAGTAAAATTCCGGGAATTCAGAATTCAGGATATGGTCCCAATTCCGGCGCTCCTGTAATCAGAAGTCTTAGTGGAAACCGGGTCAAAATACTGGAAAACGGAACAGCTGCAAACGATCTGTCCGGAATAAGCCCGGATTTTAATACCGATATAGAGATGAACAGTGTTCAAAACATTACGGTTTACAAAAATTCGGCATCAGTTTTATATGGCGGAAAAGCGATAGGAGGTGCAATTGATATTGAAACAGACTACATTCCCAGACAATTCCCGGAAAAAAAGATAAGTGTGAAAGGACTTTTTGAAGGAGGAAACAATAGCGGCCAGAAACAGGCATTCTCAGCCAGAGGGAGTATTGGTGAAAACTGGGTGTGGGCTGCAGGCGGAAGCAACCACAGGCAGGATGTGGTCCGAATTCCCGGAAAGTCTAAAGACAGCAGATGCTATGATCCCAATCTGGTAGGCTTTAACAGTATTTTACAATCCCTGTGTCAGGTAGATGTCAATTCCAGAAGAGTACTGAATAAAAGTCTTTTTCCTTACATCAGCCAGTTTGCGAAAGATCATATGATCGATTACGAACTTTCTGAAGATGATCTTTACACCTTCAGCCCCACGTATTATAATCCGGCTGACGGTAAAAATTATCCCAATCCAAAGAATGATCTGTATATTCCGGGGCAGGATCCTGCAAAAGATCGCTATAAAAGTGAGGTAAACGGAATCAGGGATTATATCGAGACAAAAGACGGAATGATACCCAACAGCCATTCAGAGAGCAACTCATTTTATATGGGGACAAGCTACATCGGAAAATCCTTTTATGCAGGGGGAGCTTATCAGAATTCTTATTCCTATTTTGGGATTCCTGGATATGCTATAGCGAAAATGCCTGAACACACCCACGGAAAACCACAGCAAAAAATAGAGTATCTTCCTATTAATATCAGAAGCTTATCCCATAAAGCCATGTTCGAATCAGGGTACAGATTTAGAAATTTCCCAATTTCCGGTATTAAGCTGAACTATATGGGAATATTCTCTAAAAACGCAGAACTCCTTGATCGCTACAGAGCGAATCAGTTTGCAGTGAATCAGCACAACGGACGGCTGGAGATCATCCAGCAGAAATTGAAATTTCTGACAGGAACCACAGGTTTTGATGTGCAGTACCGGGATATGGAAGGAACCGGCGGACAGAGATATTTGCCTAATACTGTAAGCCGTGAAATCGGGATTTTTACAATGCAGCATCTTGATTTTAATTTCATTCAGCTTGATCTTGGGTATAGAAATGATCATGTGCAGCGCAGGGCAGAAGCAGATAGTAAATATACCAGAAGCCGCGGACTTTCCGGCGGGAAACTCACGGACAGGGATTTTATCCTTCACCAATTACACAGTGCTGCTCAATGGAATATCTTCAAAAAAGCCTATCTGAAAGTACAGTACAGCCATTCAGAAAGAGCGCCGGAAGTGAATGAACTTTACTCCGGAAACAATCATTTTGCTATTCTGACGGAAGAAAATGGTGATGACAGGCTGGATAAAGAAATGGCCAATACAGTAGAAATAGGTGGAGGCTTCAACCTAAAAAACCTGCGGATAGCTGCCAATCTGTATCATACATTCTACAAAAATTATATTTATCTGGCTCATACTGGACTTTCCAGAGAGGTTTTTCTTGTAAAAGAATGGCGTTCTGATGATACAGAAATCAACGGAATGGAAGCGGAAGCCACTTATAAAGCAGATTTTGGGAAGATGGGAAAGTGGGAGATAGGAGGATATTACGATCTGGTAAGAAATATCAGTGTTGCCGACAGTTCCATAAGAAAATGGAGTGATGGAGATTATATGCCCAATATGCCTACAAGCCGTTTTGGATGCAATCTGGAAGGAAATATTATGAACTTCACCCTGAACGTAAGTTTAGACCATTATTTAAAACAAAAATATTTAGGAAAGAATATTAATCCTGAGCTTCCTATGCCGGCATTTTCATTACTGAATATCCGTTTGGCATACAAAGACAGCAGCTTAGGCTTTGGCGATCTTGAATATTATCTTACAGGAAATAATCTGCTGAATTCTGAGGCCAGACTTCAGAATTCTCAGTTAAAATTTCTAAGTCCGCTTCCTGGAATTAATATTTCAGCAGGTGTAAAAATTACAATATAA